A window from Mytilus galloprovincialis chromosome 8, xbMytGall1.hap1.1, whole genome shotgun sequence encodes these proteins:
- the LOC143043348 gene encoding anoctamin-7-like produces the protein MSDLFLQILILISVKPLTRFVFGTVWVWVKRVWRKIHHRSRKRKVGEVQEKLTFIQKEALKPELGEFSLEEHTEKIIQYGFLMLFAAALPIAPLIVLITNFIDKWLDARRMLWWYRRPLATIAQDTGTWYIILKFVNICGVISNGFLIGFTSSWCRHWDVYERLWIVVGFEHIVLAFKLLFDYLIPDVSPDERLMSTKVFE, from the exons ATGTCAGATCTTTTCCTCCAGATTCTGATTCTAATCAGCGTCAAACCGCTGACTAGATTTGTGTTTGGTACTGTTTGGGT GTGGGTCAAACGTGTTTGGAGAAAGATTCATCATCGCTCTCGTAAAAGAAAGGTGGGAGAAGTTCAAGAAAAATTAACCTTTATCCAGAAAGAGGCTCTTAAACCTGAACTTGGTGAATTCTCATTGGAAGAGCATACAGAGAAAATCATACAATATGGATTCCTTATg tTGTTTGCAGCAGCACTGCCGATAGCACCACTGATTGTACTGATCACGAATTTTATTGACAAATGGTTGGATGCAAGGAGAATGCTTTGGTGGTATAGAAGACCATTGGCAACGATAGCACAGGATACAG GAACGTGgtatataatactaaaatttgtaaacatttgtggAGTGATTTCTAATGGTTTCCTCATCGGTTTTACCTCCTCATGGTGCCGACATTGGGATGTTTATGAAAGGCTGTGGATAGTTGTAGGATTTGAG caTATAGTTCTTGCTTTCAAATTATTGTTTGACTACCTTATACCAGATGTGTCTCCTGATGAACGATTAATGTCAACAAAGGTATTTGAATAA